One genomic region from Jilunia laotingensis encodes:
- a CDS encoding patatin-like phospholipase family protein has product MDVVTNEWDSKKYQIGFALSGGFIKGFAHLGVMQALLEHDIKPDIISGVSAGALAGAFYADGNEPHKVVEYFSGHKFQDLTKMVIPKVGLFELSEFIDFLKSNLKAQKLEDLQTPLIITATDLDHGKSVHFHKGSIAERVAASCCMPVMFTPVKINGTHYVDGGLLMNLPVTTIRRACEKVVAINVSPLEAEKYKMNILSIALRSYHFMFRANTFPARENCDLLIEPYNLNGYSNRELEKADEIFEQGYRVGNEVLDVLLQEKGSVWKK; this is encoded by the coding sequence ATGGATGTAGTAACAAATGAGTGGGATAGCAAAAAATACCAGATAGGTTTTGCACTCAGTGGCGGATTCATAAAAGGATTTGCCCATCTGGGAGTGATGCAAGCTCTTCTAGAACATGATATCAAGCCGGATATTATTTCCGGTGTCAGCGCGGGAGCTTTAGCAGGCGCGTTTTATGCCGATGGCAATGAACCTCACAAAGTCGTGGAGTACTTTTCAGGACATAAATTCCAGGATTTAACTAAAATGGTAATTCCGAAAGTCGGATTATTCGAATTGAGCGAATTCATAGATTTCCTTAAAAGTAATCTGAAAGCCCAGAAATTGGAAGATTTACAGACTCCTCTTATTATTACTGCTACCGATCTTGATCATGGAAAGAGTGTACACTTCCATAAAGGAAGTATCGCTGAGCGTGTCGCAGCTTCATGCTGTATGCCGGTAATGTTCACTCCGGTCAAAATAAACGGAACACACTATGTGGACGGAGGCTTGCTGATGAACCTGCCAGTCACTACTATCCGAAGAGCTTGTGAAAAGGTGGTAGCCATCAACGTCAGCCCGCTGGAAGCGGAGAAATACAAAATGAATATTCTCAGTATAGCCCTGCGTTCCTATCATTTCATGTTTCGTGCAAATACTTTCCCGGCTCGTGAGAACTGCGATCTTCTTATAGAACCTTATAATTTGAATGGCTACAGCAATCGTGAGCTTGAAAAAGCTGATGAGATATTTGAACAAGGATATAGAGTTGGCAATGAAGTACTGGACGTACTTTTACAAGAAAAAGGAAGCGTATGGAAAAAATAA
- a CDS encoding 4Fe-4S binding protein, translated as MLRKIRVIISVVLFALITFYFLDFADILPNSFHRLAHIQFVPAFLSLSLGILVFLIVLTLIFGRIYCSSICPMGIFQDMVAWISKVTSKKKKRYSYSPAKNILRWSIVGIATLATLMGFTFILALLDPYSAYGRIVTNVFKPVYMSGNNLLESVFSRFENYTFYQVDVAILSVASFVIALVTFCIIFYLAWKHGRTWCNTICPVGTLLGFVGRFSIFKVRIDFERCNGCGQCATKCKAVCINSKEHAIDYSRCVDCFDCLEACNKHALVFAPSLSSLRRQEKSDASKRRFLVAGAMAATTLPKALAQVKEASASLEGKKSHKRENPITPPGSISRDHFVQHCTSCHLCVSKCPSHVLKPAFTEYGLAGIMQPTVYFEKGFCNFDCTVCGDVCPNGAIKPLTIEQKHLTQMGHVVFIKENCIVLTDGTSCGACSEHCPTQAIAMVPYKGGLTIPEINTDICVGCGGCEYVCPARPFRAVYIEGNPVQKEAKPFKETEQEKVDIDDFGF; from the coding sequence ATGTTGAGAAAAATACGTGTTATTATATCTGTGGTGCTTTTTGCACTCATAACGTTCTACTTTCTGGATTTTGCGGATATCCTGCCAAACAGTTTCCATCGTTTGGCACATATCCAGTTTGTTCCGGCATTTTTATCCCTCAGTTTGGGAATACTGGTATTCTTGATTGTTTTAACGTTGATTTTCGGACGTATTTATTGTTCCTCCATCTGTCCAATGGGTATTTTTCAGGATATGGTTGCCTGGATTTCCAAAGTAACATCCAAAAAGAAAAAGAGATACAGTTACAGTCCTGCAAAAAACATACTGCGATGGAGCATTGTAGGTATAGCGACATTAGCAACCCTTATGGGATTCACATTCATATTGGCTTTGCTCGACCCTTATAGTGCTTACGGACGTATCGTAACGAATGTGTTCAAGCCGGTATACATGTCAGGTAATAATCTTCTCGAATCTGTTTTTTCACGTTTTGAGAATTATACTTTTTATCAGGTAGATGTTGCCATATTAAGTGTCGCATCATTTGTAATTGCACTGGTCACATTTTGCATCATCTTCTATCTGGCTTGGAAACATGGACGGACCTGGTGCAATACGATATGCCCTGTAGGAACTCTGTTAGGATTCGTCGGCCGTTTCTCCATTTTCAAGGTTCGCATAGATTTTGAAAGATGCAATGGTTGCGGACAATGCGCCACCAAATGTAAGGCTGTCTGTATTAACAGCAAAGAACATGCGATTGACTATAGCCGGTGTGTCGATTGTTTCGATTGCCTAGAGGCTTGCAATAAACATGCATTAGTATTCGCCCCTTCTCTCTCTTCATTAAGGAGACAGGAAAAATCGGATGCATCAAAACGTCGTTTTCTAGTGGCAGGAGCAATGGCTGCCACAACACTACCTAAAGCCCTGGCACAAGTGAAAGAGGCATCCGCCAGTCTGGAAGGGAAAAAATCACATAAAAGAGAAAATCCCATAACGCCTCCGGGATCGATAAGCCGTGATCATTTTGTACAGCACTGTACATCTTGCCATCTATGCGTCAGTAAATGTCCATCACATGTCTTAAAACCAGCATTTACGGAATACGGTCTGGCAGGAATAATGCAACCTACGGTTTACTTTGAAAAAGGGTTCTGTAACTTTGATTGTACCGTATGCGGTGATGTGTGTCCCAATGGTGCCATCAAACCGTTGACAATCGAACAGAAGCATCTGACCCAGATGGGACATGTTGTTTTTATAAAGGAAAACTGCATTGTCCTTACCGATGGTACAAGTTGTGGTGCCTGTTCGGAGCATTGTCCGACACAAGCCATTGCAATGGTGCCATATAAAGGGGGACTGACCATTCCTGAAATAAACACGGATATCTGCGTGGGATGTGGCGGATGTGAATATGTTTGTCCTGCCCGTCCTTTCCGTGCGGTATATATTGAGGGAAATCCGGTACAAAAAGAAGCAAAACCGTTTAAAGAGACAGAACAGGAAAAGGTAGATATAGACGATTTCGGCTTCTAA
- a CDS encoding DUF2461 domain-containing protein: MNIPVIFQFLKDLAANNNREWFNEHREEYEIARAEFDNLLSAIISRISLFDESIRGVQAKDCTYRIYRDTRFSLDKTPYKIHFGGYINAKGKKSNHCGYYVHLQNDSCMLAGGSLCLPSDILKAVRQSIYDNIDEYRAIVEDPSFKKYFPVVGEDFLKTAPKGFPKDFKYIDYLKPKEFTCAHLVPDTFFFAPDLMEKVEDVFRQFKRFSDFINFTIDDFE, encoded by the coding sequence ATGAACATACCTGTTATCTTTCAATTTTTAAAAGACCTCGCTGCAAACAATAACCGGGAGTGGTTTAATGAACACCGGGAAGAGTATGAAATAGCCCGTGCAGAGTTTGACAATCTATTGAGCGCCATTATTTCGCGTATCTCCTTGTTCGATGAAAGTATCAGGGGAGTCCAAGCCAAAGACTGTACTTATCGTATTTACCGTGATACCCGTTTCTCATTGGATAAAACTCCTTACAAAATTCATTTTGGCGGATATATCAATGCAAAAGGCAAGAAGTCCAATCATTGTGGATATTATGTCCACCTCCAAAACGACTCATGCATGTTGGCAGGAGGAAGCCTTTGTCTGCCTTCTGACATTCTGAAAGCAGTGCGACAATCCATCTATGACAACATAGATGAATACAGAGCGATAGTAGAAGATCCTTCCTTCAAAAAATATTTCCCAGTAGTTGGCGAAGATTTTCTGAAGACCGCTCCCAAAGGATTCCCAAAAGATTTCAAATACATTGATTATCTAAAGCCTAAAGAATTTACGTGTGCCCATCTTGTACCTGATACGTTCTTTTTCGCTCCTGACCTGATGGAAAAAGTGGAGGATGTCTTCCGGCAATTCAAACGTTTTTCAGACTTTATCAATTTCACAATAGATGATTTTGAATAA
- a CDS encoding Gfo/Idh/MocA family oxidoreductase, whose amino-acid sequence MEKIKIGLAAYGMSGQVFHAPFISINPHFELYKIVERSKELSKERYPEATIVRNFEELVEDPDIEVIVINTPDSTHYDYARMALEADKNVIVEKPFTSTTEQGEELISLAAEKGLMLSVYQNRRWDADYQTVREIISEGLLGRLVEYESTFARYRNFIKPNTWKETGKSGGGLTYNLGSHLIDQTVQLFGMPEAIFADIATLRTNGVVDDYFMIHFLRPKFAPEVKVTLKASYLMREAEPRFTLHGTLGSYVKYGVDKQEAALLRGEMPNQPRWGEESEQEWGLIHTEINGTEIHRKYPSIAGNYGGFYQNIYEYLREGKPLLTGAKNILDVIRIIEAAYQSQREGKIIELK is encoded by the coding sequence ATGGAAAAAATAAAAATAGGATTAGCTGCTTATGGAATGTCGGGACAAGTGTTCCATGCTCCATTCATCAGTATCAACCCCCATTTCGAACTTTATAAAATAGTAGAACGTAGTAAAGAGCTTTCTAAAGAGCGTTATCCGGAAGCTACTATAGTAAGAAATTTTGAAGAGTTGGTCGAAGATCCGGATATTGAAGTAATAGTAATCAACACACCGGATAGTACGCATTATGATTATGCCCGGATGGCACTCGAAGCAGATAAAAATGTTATTGTAGAGAAGCCTTTTACTTCGACAACCGAACAAGGGGAAGAATTGATTTCTCTAGCCGCTGAAAAAGGGCTAATGCTTAGTGTCTATCAAAATCGTCGTTGGGATGCCGACTATCAAACTGTACGGGAAATTATATCCGAAGGATTATTAGGCCGGTTAGTGGAGTATGAATCTACCTTTGCCCGTTACCGCAATTTTATCAAGCCTAACACTTGGAAAGAAACCGGCAAGTCTGGTGGTGGTCTCACTTATAATTTAGGTTCCCATCTCATTGACCAGACCGTCCAACTATTTGGAATGCCGGAAGCTATTTTTGCCGATATCGCCACATTACGAACCAATGGAGTCGTTGATGATTATTTCATGATCCACTTCCTCCGGCCGAAATTTGCACCGGAAGTAAAAGTAACACTAAAGGCCAGCTATTTGATGCGCGAGGCTGAACCCCGTTTTACGCTTCATGGCACATTAGGGTCTTATGTAAAGTACGGAGTCGATAAGCAGGAAGCTGCTTTACTACGTGGCGAAATGCCCAACCAACCTCGATGGGGAGAAGAATCAGAGCAGGAATGGGGACTCATTCATACCGAAATTAATGGAACTGAAATTCATCGAAAATATCCCAGTATTGCAGGTAATTATGGTGGCTTCTATCAAAACATTTACGAGTATCTACGTGAAGGTAAACCTTTATTAACCGGAGCAAAGAATATTCTGGATGTAATTCGCATCATTGAGGCTGCTTATCAGAGTCAGCGCGAAGGGAAAATTATCGAATTAAAATAA
- a CDS encoding aminodeoxychorismate synthase component I: MLQPYNREQAIQKINRLTQERKAFIFIINYLKDCSYIEEADNLDSRFILYNLNGFTNCNSPLSPLKKEIEWKTYPQSFDQYKHSFDHVQKNIMSGNSFLTNLTCITPIDTNLSLKEIFLHSKALYKLWIKDSFVVFSPEIFIRIKDKQICSFPMKGTIDAKLPNAGQKLMNDVKEAAEHATIVDLIRNDLSMVAENIHVSRYRYIDTLQTNSGPIFQTSSEIRGTLPDNYLSRLGNILFSLLPAGSITGAPKCKTMNIIAHAENYQRGFYTGITGFFDGESLDSAVMIRFIEQHADGKFYFKSGGGITCKSEVESEYNEMKQKVYVPIY, translated from the coding sequence ATGTTACAACCATATAACCGGGAGCAAGCTATCCAAAAGATCAATCGACTGACTCAAGAAAGGAAAGCTTTCATATTCATCATCAATTACCTAAAAGATTGTTCATATATAGAGGAAGCGGATAACCTTGATTCAAGGTTTATCTTGTATAACTTAAATGGTTTTACAAATTGCAACTCCCCTTTATCTCCCTTGAAAAAAGAGATCGAATGGAAAACCTATCCACAGAGTTTTGATCAATACAAACATTCTTTTGATCATGTGCAAAAGAATATAATGAGCGGTAATAGTTTCTTGACAAATCTGACATGTATCACACCAATTGACACTAATTTGTCATTGAAAGAAATATTTCTTCATTCCAAAGCATTGTATAAACTTTGGATTAAAGATTCATTTGTAGTGTTTTCACCCGAAATTTTTATCCGTATTAAAGATAAACAGATATGCTCCTTTCCGATGAAAGGAACCATTGATGCCAAGTTACCAAATGCCGGACAGAAATTGATGAATGACGTAAAAGAAGCTGCCGAACATGCAACCATTGTCGATCTGATACGCAACGATTTAAGTATGGTAGCCGAAAACATACACGTTTCCCGTTACCGATATATCGATACTTTGCAAACTAATTCCGGCCCCATATTTCAGACAAGTTCCGAAATCCGGGGAACGCTACCTGACAATTACCTTTCCAGACTTGGCAATATCCTCTTCAGCTTACTTCCGGCAGGCTCTATCACAGGAGCCCCCAAATGCAAAACGATGAATATCATTGCTCATGCTGAAAACTATCAACGGGGTTTTTATACCGGCATTACCGGATTCTTTGACGGAGAAAGCCTGGACAGTGCAGTGATGATACGTTTCATCGAACAACATGCTGATGGAAAATTTTATTTTAAAAGTGGCGGTGGGATCACGTGCAAAAGTGAAGTTGAAAGTGAATACAATGAAATGAAACAGAAAGTATATGTACCCATTTATTGA
- a CDS encoding DUF362 domain-containing protein, with the protein MDRRDFLKTVAIASAAMTIQRSEAMDVLTQAVNNTGKPDLVAVMGGEPEIMFRRAITELGGMKQFVKPGQRVVVKPNIGWDKVPELAGNTNPKLVQEIVKQCFDAGAKEVTVFDHTCDDWQKCYKNSGIEAAAKAVGAKVMPAHLESYYRRIDLPKGKSMKHAKIHEAILNCDAWINVPILKNHGGANLTISMKNHMGIVWDRGYFHQNDLQQCIADICTMQKKAVLNVVDAYRIMKTNGPRGRSASDVVLSKGLFVSPDIVAVDTAAAKFFNQIRDMPLDTVGHLAKGEALNIGTMNLDKLNIKRIKL; encoded by the coding sequence ATGGATAGAAGGGATTTTCTCAAAACAGTAGCGATTGCAAGTGCAGCAATGACCATACAACGTTCGGAAGCGATGGACGTTTTGACTCAAGCCGTGAATAATACCGGTAAACCGGATCTTGTAGCTGTAATGGGAGGTGAGCCGGAAATAATGTTCCGTCGAGCGATCACCGAACTGGGCGGTATGAAACAGTTCGTAAAACCAGGTCAAAGGGTCGTTGTAAAGCCCAATATCGGATGGGACAAAGTACCGGAATTGGCCGGGAATACGAATCCCAAACTGGTTCAAGAGATCGTGAAACAATGTTTTGATGCCGGTGCTAAAGAAGTGACCGTATTCGACCACACCTGTGATGATTGGCAGAAATGTTACAAGAACAGTGGCATCGAGGCTGCGGCAAAAGCTGTCGGGGCAAAAGTAATGCCTGCTCATCTCGAATCATACTATCGACGGATAGATCTTCCAAAAGGCAAGAGCATGAAGCATGCTAAAATACATGAAGCCATTCTGAATTGTGATGCCTGGATCAATGTTCCCATCCTTAAAAACCATGGAGGAGCCAATCTCACCATCTCAATGAAAAATCATATGGGCATTGTATGGGATCGGGGCTATTTCCATCAGAACGACTTACAGCAATGTATTGCCGATATCTGCACCATGCAGAAAAAGGCCGTATTGAATGTAGTAGATGCATACCGTATCATGAAGACGAATGGCCCGCGAGGACGTTCTGCATCGGATGTGGTACTTTCAAAAGGACTCTTCGTTTCACCAGATATTGTCGCTGTGGACACAGCCGCTGCCAAGTTCTTCAATCAAATACGTGATATGCCTTTAGATACAGTCGGACATCTGGCAAAAGGGGAAGCACTGAATATCGGTACGATGAATCTTGATAAACTGAACATAAAGCGAATTAAGTTATAA
- a CDS encoding YhcH/YjgK/YiaL family protein, with translation MVVDTLENLEKYTSLNPLFVQAIDFIRSHDLHTMEMGKTELQGKNLVVNIALTTPKTKEQAKLETHNKFIDIQIPLSATEIMGYTPAKYCIPADVPYNEDDDITFFEGAAEAYIPVKPGMFTIFFPEDGHAPGISSEGVKKVIIKVKA, from the coding sequence ATGGTAGTAGATACATTAGAAAACCTTGAAAAATACACATCATTAAACCCATTATTTGTACAGGCTATCGATTTTATCCGTTCTCACGATCTACACACCATGGAGATGGGTAAAACCGAATTGCAAGGTAAGAACTTGGTGGTTAACATCGCGCTGACTACTCCTAAAACGAAAGAACAGGCCAAACTTGAAACTCATAATAAATTTATCGATATTCAGATACCACTGTCTGCAACAGAAATCATGGGCTATACTCCTGCTAAATATTGTATTCCGGCCGATGTTCCTTATAATGAAGACGATGACATAACCTTCTTCGAAGGTGCAGCCGAAGCTTATATCCCTGTCAAACCGGGAATGTTTACCATCTTCTTTCCGGAAGATGGACATGCACCAGGCATTAGTTCGGAGGGTGTAAAGAAAGTGATAATTAAAGTGAAAGCATAA
- a CDS encoding alpha-amylase family glycosyl hydrolase, with amino-acid sequence MNNEKKLIIYQVFTRLFGNNNNHCINNGDITVNGCGKMTDFTAKALAEIKKLGTTHIWYTGIIEHATQTDYRRYNIRPDHPAIVKGKAGSPYAIKDYYDVDPDLASDVPGRMKEFENLVNRTHRAGLKVIIDFVPNHVARQYHSDVQPDGTVELGANDDPKYAFSPYNNFYYIPQSELHGQFDMKGSAAESYHERPAKATGNNRFDAYPNINDWYETVKLNYGVDYLNGGTCHFSPTPDTWIKMFDILLFWASKGIDGFRCDMAEMVPVEFWEWAVPQVKEKYPDLIFIAEVYNPNEYKNYLFRGKFDYLYDKVGLYDTLRNVTCGYESATAITRSWQSLGGIEKRMLNFLENHDEQRIASDFFAGDPRKAIPALIVSTCMNTNPMMIYFGQEFGELGMDSEGFSGRDGRTTIFDYWSVDTIRRWRNGGKFDGKMLTEEQKHLYGIYQKLLNLCNEEKAIAQGVFFDLMYANVDGWRFNEHKQYAFMRKYKNEVLLIAVNFDAQPVEIAINIPSHAFDFLQIPQIDTYKATDLLSGKTENISLLPYKPTELPLQGYNGKILKLTL; translated from the coding sequence ATGAATAACGAGAAGAAACTAATCATCTATCAGGTCTTTACCCGTTTGTTTGGAAACAATAATAATCATTGTATAAATAATGGGGATATTACTGTAAATGGTTGTGGTAAAATGACTGATTTTACCGCCAAGGCATTAGCTGAAATCAAGAAGCTGGGAACAACTCATATTTGGTATACCGGAATTATCGAACATGCTACACAGACCGATTACCGGCGATATAACATCCGTCCCGACCATCCCGCCATTGTCAAGGGTAAGGCTGGATCGCCTTACGCCATTAAAGATTATTATGATGTAGACCCCGATCTGGCAAGTGACGTACCGGGCCGTATGAAAGAATTTGAAAATTTGGTAAACCGTACACACCGTGCAGGCTTGAAAGTTATTATCGATTTCGTCCCTAATCATGTAGCCCGCCAATATCATTCGGATGTACAACCCGATGGGACGGTAGAATTAGGAGCAAATGATGATCCGAAATATGCTTTCAGCCCATACAACAATTTCTACTATATTCCACAATCGGAACTTCATGGTCAGTTTGATATGAAAGGTAGTGCCGCGGAGTCCTATCATGAACGTCCTGCCAAAGCTACCGGTAACAATCGTTTCGATGCATATCCCAACATTAATGACTGGTATGAAACGGTGAAGTTGAACTATGGGGTAGATTATCTGAATGGAGGAACTTGCCACTTCTCCCCCACTCCTGACACTTGGATCAAGATGTTCGATATTCTATTATTTTGGGCTTCCAAAGGTATCGATGGATTCCGTTGTGATATGGCAGAAATGGTTCCAGTTGAATTTTGGGAATGGGCTGTGCCACAGGTTAAAGAAAAATATCCTGATCTTATTTTTATTGCAGAAGTTTACAATCCGAATGAATATAAAAACTACTTATTTCGCGGCAAATTCGACTATCTGTATGATAAAGTAGGTTTGTATGATACGTTACGCAATGTAACCTGCGGGTACGAATCTGCCACAGCTATTACCCGTAGCTGGCAAAGTTTGGGCGGAATAGAAAAAAGAATGCTCAATTTTCTCGAAAACCATGATGAGCAACGAATTGCTTCCGATTTCTTTGCCGGTGATCCTCGGAAGGCAATTCCTGCCCTCATCGTTTCTACCTGTATGAACACCAATCCAATGATGATTTACTTTGGACAGGAATTTGGAGAGTTAGGCATGGATAGTGAAGGTTTCAGTGGACGAGACGGACGTACTACCATTTTCGATTACTGGAGCGTGGATACAATACGTCGTTGGAGAAATGGAGGAAAATTTGACGGTAAAATGCTCACCGAGGAACAGAAGCATCTATACGGCATTTATCAAAAACTTCTTAATCTTTGCAATGAAGAAAAAGCAATAGCTCAAGGGGTATTTTTTGACCTGATGTATGCTAATGTAGATGGATGGCGTTTCAATGAGCATAAACAATATGCCTTTATGCGTAAATATAAAAATGAAGTATTGCTGATAGCCGTAAATTTCGATGCTCAGCCGGTTGAGATTGCCATCAACATTCCGTCACACGCTTTCGATTTCTTGCAAATCCCACAGATCGATACTTATAAAGCTACTGATCTTCTGAGCGGAAAAACAGAAAACATCTCCCTGTTACCTTACAAGCCAACTGAATTGCCGTTACAGGGATATAATGGAAAAATATTGAAATTAACGTTGTAA
- a CDS encoding phosphoribosyltransferase gives MAKTFDEVMERFRSITFRDEFDIIVAIANGGIVPAAILNQRLQKEIYLLKINLRDEYQHPKYERPKLLSPIDFDYKNKRILLVDDRIKTGSTIKLAKELMDEAATIKTFAVNGNADYALYDEACFKFPWII, from the coding sequence ATGGCGAAGACTTTTGATGAAGTGATGGAACGTTTTCGCTCTATCACTTTCCGTGACGAGTTTGATATCATAGTTGCTATCGCCAATGGCGGTATTGTTCCGGCAGCCATTCTCAATCAACGCTTACAAAAAGAAATCTACCTGTTGAAGATCAATCTGAGAGATGAATATCAACATCCGAAGTATGAGCGGCCTAAACTGTTGTCGCCAATAGATTTTGACTACAAGAATAAACGTATCTTATTGGTCGACGACCGGATAAAAACCGGATCGACCATAAAATTGGCGAAGGAACTGATGGACGAAGCCGCCACGATCAAGACTTTTGCAGTTAACGGAAATGCGGATTATGCTCTCTATGATGAAGCATGCTTCAAATTTCCCTGGATCATCTGA
- a CDS encoding aminotransferase class IV family protein, which produces MYPFIETLQIKDGVIQNIAYHNERLNRTRKNFWPNCSVIDLADYIYQEQQVPGILKCRILYDEKINEVTFTPYVIRPVHCIRLVYSDCISYTYKSSDREALNQLYSQRGDADDILIVKKGLLTDTSIANIALYNGTEWYTPVSPLLKGTKRAFLIDQGIIREQNILIGNLDTYSKITLFNALIDFRTIELSVDQLHMR; this is translated from the coding sequence ATGTACCCATTTATTGAAACTCTGCAAATAAAAGATGGAGTGATCCAAAACATAGCCTATCACAACGAACGATTAAACAGAACCCGGAAAAACTTTTGGCCAAATTGTTCTGTAATAGATCTGGCCGATTACATCTATCAGGAACAACAAGTTCCCGGAATCTTGAAATGCAGGATTCTATATGATGAAAAAATCAATGAAGTTACTTTCACGCCTTATGTCATCCGACCGGTGCATTGCATACGGTTAGTATATTCAGATTGCATTAGCTATACTTATAAAAGTAGTGATCGTGAAGCACTCAACCAACTTTATTCCCAACGAGGAGACGCGGACGACATCCTTATCGTAAAAAAAGGCTTGTTGACAGATACTTCCATCGCGAATATCGCCTTATATAATGGTACCGAATGGTATACGCCTGTCTCTCCCCTTTTGAAAGGAACAAAAAGAGCTTTCCTTATTGATCAAGGCATTATTCGGGAACAGAATATCCTTATTGGCAACCTCGATACCTATTCAAAAATAACTTTATTCAATGCATTGATCGATTTCAGGACAATAGAATTATCTGTCGATCAACTACATATGCGATAA